A single region of the Ziziphus jujuba cultivar Dongzao chromosome 10, ASM3175591v1 genome encodes:
- the LOC107411379 gene encoding protein CNGC15b, whose translation MGYDNSRSVRFQDDLELAKLPAVDGDGVVKLKYKIDGTQIPEPSSKKGEKEVFGKTTTSLKAKVLSRVFSEDYERVKKKILDPRGPAIRRWSKIFLVTCLVSLFVDPLFFYLPVVQDEVCIDIGIPLEIILTIIRSLADIFYVIQIFIKFRTAYIAPSSRVFGRGELVIDSSKIARRYFRQSFVIDLIAALPLPQVLIWMVIPNLSGSTMTNTKNFLRFIIIFQYIPRLFLIFPLSSQIIKTTGVVTETAWAGAAYNLMLYMLASHVLGACWYLLSIERQEACWRSICHLENSLCQYKYFDCHWLKSLDRQTWFKSSNVTAQCNPDESYYDFGIYGDALTFDVTTSSFFNKYFYCLWWGLRNLSSLGQNLSTSTYVGEITFAIIIATLGLVLFALLIGNMQTYLQSTTVRLEEWRIRRTDTEQWMHHRQLPPELKQSVRKYDQYKWIATRGVDEETLLKGLPMDLRRDIKRHLCLELVRGVPLFDQMDERMLDAICERLKPALCTEGTFLVREGDPVNEMLFIIRGHLDSFTTNGGRTGFFNSCKIGPGDFCGEELLTWALDPRPSVILPSSTRTVKALSEVEAFALVAEDLKFVASQFRRLHSKQLRHKFRFYSHQWRLWAACFIQAAWRRYKKRKEVAELRAKESPTAAEPEQPKQESGLAIYAARLAASTRRGVNNKNHSGSDSGVVSLQKPTEPDFSVCEE comes from the exons ATGGGTTATGATAATTCAAGATCTGTAAG ATTTCAAGATGATCTGGAACTAGCAAAGCTCCCAGCAGTCGATGGAGATGGTGTGGTTAAGCTCAAATACAAGATTGACGGGACACAGATACCAGAGCCAAGCAGCAAGAAGGGTGAGAAGGAAGTGTTTGGAAAGACAACAACATCTTTAAAAGCTAAAGTACTGTCCAGAGTCTTTTCTGAGGACTATGAGAGagtgaagaagaagatattGGATCCTCGGGGACCAGCAATCCGGCGATGGAGCAAGATTTTCTTAGTGACTTGTTTAGTTTCTTTGTTCGTGGACCCTTTGTTCTTTTACCTGCCAGTGGTCCAGGATGAAGTGTGCATCGATATTGGAATACCTCTTGAGATCATTCTTACGATAATTAGATCACTAGCTGATATTTTTTACGtgattcaaatatttattaaatttcgtACAGCTTATATTGCACCTTCCTCTCGTGTATTTGGGAGAGGAGAGCTTGTTATCGACTCTTCAAAGATTGCAAGGAGGTATTTTCGCCAGAGCTTTGTGATCGACCTCATTGCGGCCCTGCCTCTTCCTCAG gtGTTAATTTGGATGGTTATCCCCAATCTTAGTGGTTCAACCATGACAAACACCAAAAACTTTCTTCGGTTCATCATAATCTTTCAGTACATACCAAGACTATTTCTGATATTCCCACTCTCATCGCAAATTATCAAGACCACTGGTGTTGTGACAGAGACAGCATGGGCTGGGGCTGCATATAACTTGATGCTCTACATGTTGGCAAGCCAT GTTTTAGGAGCTTGCTGGTACCTTCTATCAATTGAGAGACAAGAAGCATGCTGGAGAAGTATTTGTCATTTAGAGAATTCTCTTTGTCAGTATAAATACTTTGATTGCCACTGGCTAAAAAGCCTTGATAGACAAACCTGGTTCAAGTCGAGCAATGTCACTGCTCAATGCAATCCAGATGAAAGCTATTATGATTTTGGGATTTATGGTGATGCATTGACATTTGATGTGACAACCTCatcattcttcaacaaatacttCTACTGTCTTTGGTGGGGCTTAAGAAATTTGAG TTCCTTGGGACAAAATCTTTCCACCAGCACATACGTTGGAGAAATAACTTTTGCCATAATTATTGCCACCCTTGGATTGGTTCTCTTTGCGTTGCTCATTGGTAATATGCAG ACATATCTACAATCCACAACTGTTCGATTAGAAGAGTGGAGGATCAGAAGAACTGATACAGAACAATGGATGCATCACAGGCAGCTACCGCCAGAATTAAAACAATCAGTGAGAAAATATGACCAATACAAATGGATTGCAACTAGAGGAGTCGATGAAGAAACTCTCCTCAAAGGCCTGCCTATGGATCTCCGTCGAGACATCAAGCGCCATCTTTGCCTTGAACTAGTTCGAGGA GTACCTTTGTTTGATCAAATGGATGAAAGAATGCTGGATGCAATATGCGAGAGGCTCAAACCAGCATTGTGTACTGAAGGCACGTTTCTTGTCCGTGAAGGGGACCCTGTAAATGAAATGCTATTCATAATCCGAGGCCACCTTGATTCCTTCACCACAAATGGTGGCCGAACTGGGTTCTTCAACTCATGCAAAATCGGACCAGGTGACTTCTGCGGAGAAGAACTGCTGACATGGGCCCTGGACCCACGTCCAAGTGTCATCCTCCCATCTTCAACTCGCACTGTCAAAGCTCTCTCTGAAGTAGAAGCATTTGCTCTTGTTGCAGAGGACTTGAAGTTCGTAGCTTCACAATTTAGAAGACTCCATAGCAAACAGCTTAGACACAAGTTCAGATTCTATTCTCATCAATGGAGATTATGGGCTGCATGCTTCATTCAGGCGGCTTGGCGGCGGTATAAGAAGCGAAAGGAAGTGGCTGAGCTCAGAGCTAAAGAGAGCCCCACGGCTGCTGAGCCTGAGCAACCAAAGCAGGAATCAGGCTTGGCTATTTATGCAGCTAGGCTTGCTGCTAGTACCAGAAGGGGTGTGAATAATAAAAACCATTCAGGGTCGGATTCTGGGGTTGTCAGCTTGCAGAAGCCAACTGAACCTGATTTTTCTGTTTGTGAGGAATGa